In Paenibacillus durus, the DNA window GGATAGGTATAATAAAGGTCCTCCACCTGAATCATGATATCTCCCCCTTAGGATGAAAATCCTTAACCAATTAGCAGTTTCTCTTCTGGATAACGATATTTTTGCTTCTTATTTCGCTGTGCTAGCGCAAAAGCCAAGGTTAATGGGCCGAGTCTGCCAATAAACATAGTAATAATAATGACCAATTTACCTAAGGGTGAAAGTTCAGGGGTTAATCCCATGGACATCCCTACCGTTCCGAATGCAGATGTTGCTTCAAATAGCAGCACTAAAAAGTCTTTATGCAGCCGATATTCTGTAATCGTTAAGAGAAATGCAGCTGCAATTACTACTCCCACGGAAATAGTCATAACTGCCAGTGCTCTGAATATCATTTTTTGAGATATGCGTTTTTTTAAAAGCTGCACATCTTCGTTCCCCTTCACTGTTGCCATAATGCTTAGTACCAGTACAGCGAAAGTGCTTGTTTTGATGCCTCCGCCTGTCGACCCGGAGGATGCCCCGATAAACATTAAAAAAATCATGAAAAACTGGGAAGCAGGCATCATACTGGCAACGTCAATCGAATTAAATCCAGCCGTCCGAGTAACTACACCCTGAAAATATCCGGCCCAGAGTCGTTCGGTCCACGATAGCCCGCCAAACGTTCTGGTATTAAAGAGTTCAATTACGAATATTACCAGAAAGCCAACTAAACAAAGGAGTCCGGATGTAATTACAACTACTTTTGAATGAAAGGCAAGGTCTCTCCACCGTCTCTTTCGGTAAAGATCCAGAATCACAGTAAACCCGATGCCCCCGATGATAAATAGAGAAGTGATTACCAGGTTAATTAATGGATCTCCAACATAGCGGCTCAAGCTATCGGGCCACAACGCAAATCCCGCATTATTAAATGCTGAGACAGCATGAAATATCCCGTAGTAGATCGCCCTTGTCAGCCCTAGTTCATCTGTCCATCGAATGGTTAACAATGCGGCTCCAAGAGTCTCAACAATAAAAGCAATAAGGAAGATGCTAAGTGATAAACGGACAACCCCTTGCGTAGTAACTGAGTTCGCTGATTCCTGGATGAGCAGGCGCTCTTTTAATCCAATCCTTCTCCCCATTACAACGGCGATCAGCACACCAAATGTCATAAATCCCAATCCGCCAATTTGAATTAAACATAGAACCACAATTTGTCCGAAGGGAGAGAAGGCCATACCCGTATCGAGAACAACCAGTCCAGTTACGCATACGGCTGAAGTCGAGGTAAACCATGCGTTCAACCAACCCACACTATTCCCCGTTGAAGATGATATCGGCAAAGCAAGTAATAAAGCACCTAAAAATATTGGAATAGCAAAACCCAGCAGTATAATCCTCGAGGAAGTCAAGCTGAGTTTACCTGTAACCATCGACCAACCTTTTAAAAACATATTCAGGGCTCCTGTGGCATTTATTTTTGATTTCCAGAGTGCATTTCTCGTTCCAATACCGGCTTCATATCGTCCTGAATACTGTTCTCCCACAGCTTAACACCCGAACGGTAGGCAGCTCTTCCGTTTAAATGTCCTGCTACCGGTGATGTGATGAAGACGAACACAATGGCGGTAAGCAGCTTGAAGCTGACAACCTCCACATAGAACATCATGTAAAGAAAGGCCCCTGCGAGAACACAAAGCACGCCGAGGGTCGCACTCTTGGTTGCCGCGTGCGAGCGTAAATATACATCCGGCAGACGGACCAATCCAAACGCGCTTAGCCCGCAGAACAGAGCGCCAAACAGCACCAGAACGGCGATAAGCAGTTCACCGGCCATGTTCATCATCTCCGCGTTCAATCACAACACCTCTTTCGATATATCTGGCCAAAGCCGCTGTTCCTATAAACGTTAGAATACCTATAACAAGGATAATCTCGATAAAATCCTGTGTTCTCAGCAGCATACAAATTACCGCAATCATAGCCAGAACATTAATGCCTATCGTATCCAGTGCGGCAATCCGGTCAGGACGGGTAGGGCCTTTGATCAAGCGGTAAGTGCAGGCTAATACGGCTAATGAGAGAATGACCAGCGCAGCCGTCAGAAGGGCTGAAACCATTACCGTGTCACCTCCCTGATCGCTTGTTCAAATGTGCCTCTAATTTGCTCGGAGAGCAGGTCCGCATCCTCTATATCCATTGCATGGATATAGAGGGTCTGCCCGCTTCCGGATACTTCGAGGGTCAGCGTTCCCGGTGTCAGACATATCAGGCATGAGAGAAGGGTAATCTCCCAATCCGATGTAAGGCTAGTCTGATAGGCAAAGATTCCCGGACGAATGGTCAGCTTCGGACGAAGAATATGTCTCATGACCGTAAAGCTGGATACTACCAGCTCCCGCATGAACAGCAGAAGCAATTTCAGAATGGCCCACACCCGCTTAAGGTAGAAGGGTTCGAACCAAAACCTCCGCAGAAGCAGCAGTACGGCAGCGCCCAGCAGCAATCCCACTGTGAAACGGGAGCCGGACCAATCATTATTAAGCAGCATCCACAGGAAGGCAATCATCAGGTTGAGTATAATTTGCAAGGCCATCTTCATCTACTCCTTCATTACGGCTTCGATGTAAAGTTCGGGATGGGCAAGCACGTCGCCGGCCTGCGACACATAGGAATAGACCCATTCCGCCTGAGTTCCCATAAGGATGATTAGAACGAGCAGTGCAGCCGAGACGGCGGCCGCGCCCTTCAGATTAACCCTTGAACGCTCTCCCTCAGGCTCATCTCCCCAAAAAGCCAGCCTGAATATTTTGATTAGCGAGTACAAGACCAGGAAGCTGGACCCGAGACCGATCAGGGATAACGTGAGCATGCCGGCGTCAAGCCCGCCGCGAATGAGCAGCACTTTGCCGGCAAAACCGCTGAGTGGCGGTATCCCCACAATCGCAAGCGCCAACGTAAAGAACATCCAGCCGATTAGGGGATAACGTTTGATGAGGCCCCCCATATCTTTCAATCGGTCCGTTCCCCCTATTGTGATCACCATCCCTCCGAGAATAAACAATAATCCCTTGGACAGCATATCGTGAAGCAAATAAAAGACTGCGCCGTTCAGCGAATCCCCGTTGGCCGCTGCCAGGCCGAAAGCGACAAAGCCCACACTTATCACCACGTTGTAGTTAAGAATGCGCGGAATATCGTTATAAGCGACGGCCCCCAGTCCGCCCAGAATCATGGCACCCGCTGCCATCCAGGCTATCCACGTATGGGTTACTCCCGGATCTTGAATAAATATCAGTGTAAACGTACGAAGAACCGCATAGAGTCCCACTTTGGTCAGGAGCGCGCCGAACAACGCTCTTACGGCTGACGGAGGAGCACTGTACGATTCCGGCAGCCAAAAGAACAGAAACAGGCCAGCCTTTATGGAGAATACAATCAGGAACAAAACAGCAATCACACCCAGCACGCCGCCCTGTCCCGCCTCGGCAACACGCT includes these proteins:
- a CDS encoding Na+/H+ antiporter subunit D translates to MSNLLVFPILIPLCTAVLLIFLKEKVQLQRFISIVSALLNIAIAIVLVSRIRADGIQTLHMGGWAPPYGIVFVGDMFAALLVLTAAVTSFGILLYSFGGIETEREKAYYYVFFNFLFVGVYGSFLTGDIFNLFVFFEVLLISSYALISLGGTRLQLRESLKYLLINIVSSTLFVAAVAYLYAAAGTLNMAHLSQRVAEAGQGGVLGVIAVLFLIVFSIKAGLFLFFWLPESYSAPPSAVRALFGALLTKVGLYAVLRTFTLIFIQDPGVTHTWIAWMAAGAMILGGLGAVAYNDIPRILNYNVVISVGFVAFGLAAANGDSLNGAVFYLLHDMLSKGLLFILGGMVITIGGTDRLKDMGGLIKRYPLIGWMFFTLALAIVGIPPLSGFAGKVLLIRGGLDAGMLTLSLIGLGSSFLVLYSLIKIFRLAFWGDEPEGERSRVNLKGAAAVSAALLVLIILMGTQAEWVYSYVSQAGDVLAHPELYIEAVMKE
- a CDS encoding Na(+)/H(+) antiporter subunit F1, encoding MVSALLTAALVILSLAVLACTYRLIKGPTRPDRIAALDTIGINVLAMIAVICMLLRTQDFIEIILVIGILTFIGTAALARYIERGVVIERGDDEHGR
- a CDS encoding Na+/H+ antiporter subunit E, whose product is MALQIILNLMIAFLWMLLNNDWSGSRFTVGLLLGAAVLLLLRRFWFEPFYLKRVWAILKLLLLFMRELVVSSFTVMRHILRPKLTIRPGIFAYQTSLTSDWEITLLSCLICLTPGTLTLEVSGSGQTLYIHAMDIEDADLLSEQIRGTFEQAIREVTR
- the mnhG gene encoding monovalent cation/H(+) antiporter subunit G — translated: MNMAGELLIAVLVLFGALFCGLSAFGLVRLPDVYLRSHAATKSATLGVLCVLAGAFLYMMFYVEVVSFKLLTAIVFVFITSPVAGHLNGRAAYRSGVKLWENSIQDDMKPVLEREMHSGNQK
- a CDS encoding TrkH family potassium uptake protein codes for the protein MFLKGWSMVTGKLSLTSSRIILLGFAIPIFLGALLLALPISSSTGNSVGWLNAWFTSTSAVCVTGLVVLDTGMAFSPFGQIVVLCLIQIGGLGFMTFGVLIAVVMGRRIGLKERLLIQESANSVTTQGVVRLSLSIFLIAFIVETLGAALLTIRWTDELGLTRAIYYGIFHAVSAFNNAGFALWPDSLSRYVGDPLINLVITSLFIIGGIGFTVILDLYRKRRWRDLAFHSKVVVITSGLLCLVGFLVIFVIELFNTRTFGGLSWTERLWAGYFQGVVTRTAGFNSIDVASMMPASQFFMIFLMFIGASSGSTGGGIKTSTFAVLVLSIMATVKGNEDVQLLKKRISQKMIFRALAVMTISVGVVIAAAFLLTITEYRLHKDFLVLLFEATSAFGTVGMSMGLTPELSPLGKLVIIITMFIGRLGPLTLAFALAQRNKKQKYRYPEEKLLIG